A section of the Lineus longissimus chromosome 1, tnLinLong1.2, whole genome shotgun sequence genome encodes:
- the LOC135484637 gene encoding nuclear apoptosis-inducing factor 1-like, whose translation MGPKRRKTLVPRDDEDDTISNSRQPKFSPTEVLKLVSLVEKNWRVINDKFSDVIALKRKQDVWSDITRRVNSVGTVLRTNKSIRHKWDDMKSKVKQKAVYVKKMLSKTGNVPLEDAIPQLTELEERIAGLIGTEMIEGIPGGIDTEEPVSGDHDNHEDRDFDFETQISEQELRNEIDTIASPDIAVHDADVRSPSPPPRNRVRPHKGPVSRSFMESMGDSPLPAKTSARVDLQKSLTQ comes from the exons ATGGGACCGAAGAGGAGAAAAACTCTCGTCCCGCGAGATGACGAGGATGACACAATTTCTAACAGCCGTCAGCCGAAGTTTTCCCCCACCGAAGTTCTAAAGTTAGTTAGTCTTGTGGAAAAGAATTGGAGGGTTATTAATGACAAGTTTTCAGACGTGATTGCATTGAAGCGAAAGCAGGATGTGTGGAGTGACATAACGCGAAGAGTGAACAGCGTTGGCACAGTACTTAGAACAAACAAAAGCATTCGGCACAAGTGGGACGATATGAAATCAAAAGTCAAACAAAAGGCCGTCTATGTAAAAAAGATGTTGTCAAAAACTGGCAACGTGCCATTGGAAGATGCCATTCCTCAGCTAACGGAATTGGAGGAAAGGATTGCAGGACTCATCGGGACTGAAATGATTGAGGGAATCCCTGGCGGCATAGATACAGAAGAGCCTGTCTCCGGCGACCATGACAACCACGAGGACCGCGACTTCGATTTCGAAACGCAGATATCAGAACAA GAACTTCGAAACGAAATAGATACCATTGCGTCCCCAGACATTGCCGTCCACGATGCAGACGTCCGTTCTCCTTCTCCACCACCAAGGAATCGTGTGAGACCACATAAGGGTCCCGTCTCCCGATCGTTTATGGAGTCCATGGGAGATTCTCCTCTTCCAGCAAAGACGTCCGCTCGTGTAGATTTGCAGAAATCACTGACTCAGTGA